Proteins encoded within one genomic window of Halobacteroides halobius DSM 5150:
- a CDS encoding flagellar hook-length control protein FliK — MATSQVVNLSNSSANSQIKSKSTVQKGESKLKDIFSSSLEDKLKLALKGEEKKEKTSLEGLEGLLSLLQNLSPKLKQQLVKGSADENLIKNLTKQIKSLLNNSASKSGFNKLQPQLKSLLKGMEEVDQKFKLNANSKHEVVKIKKLLTKLAGQIRDDSLKKQSNVSQTSLGDDIKLAKVKYQNRQDNKVKQNKQRGAQNSKSQSNNSKLSVNSKQKQSLKLQDNNVNITNKGQINVESAKGQSDNQANVEFATNPKLNKTQSLQSSSKTSTSKGTNFNNILKQITEKTNIFANKQGEKITLQLKPESLGRLQIKLGYKDGAMTARILAENSNVKELLDANLAKLKSALEQRNMQVDDFNVLIDQEGEDLGQGQFGSSDQEFEFQQEEEREEFNLSLEKSDEIEGEDNKEETINDDTVDYMV; from the coding sequence ATGGCAACAAGTCAAGTGGTTAATTTATCGAATTCTAGCGCTAATAGTCAAATAAAATCTAAGTCAACAGTCCAAAAAGGTGAAAGTAAACTTAAAGATATTTTTTCTTCCTCTTTAGAAGATAAGCTAAAATTAGCCTTAAAAGGAGAAGAAAAAAAGGAGAAGACAAGTCTGGAAGGCTTAGAAGGACTATTAAGCTTATTACAAAATTTATCTCCTAAATTAAAGCAGCAACTAGTGAAGGGTTCAGCAGACGAAAACTTAATAAAGAATTTAACAAAACAGATAAAATCATTATTAAACAACTCAGCTTCTAAAAGTGGATTTAATAAATTACAACCTCAATTAAAATCATTACTAAAAGGAATGGAAGAAGTTGACCAAAAGTTTAAATTAAATGCTAATTCTAAGCATGAAGTTGTAAAAATAAAGAAGCTACTAACTAAATTGGCTGGTCAAATAAGAGACGATAGTTTAAAGAAACAATCTAATGTAAGCCAAACTTCTTTAGGTGATGATATTAAGTTAGCTAAGGTTAAGTATCAAAATAGACAAGATAATAAAGTAAAACAAAATAAGCAACGAGGAGCTCAAAATAGTAAGTCCCAATCAAATAACTCTAAATTATCTGTTAATAGTAAGCAAAAACAATCTCTTAAGCTACAAGATAATAATGTAAATATAACTAATAAGGGTCAAATTAATGTGGAGTCTGCTAAAGGACAATCTGATAATCAAGCTAATGTAGAGTTTGCTACTAATCCTAAGCTAAATAAAACTCAATCTTTGCAAAGTAGTTCTAAGACTTCAACGAGCAAAGGAACAAACTTTAATAATATTTTGAAACAGATAACAGAGAAGACTAATATTTTTGCTAATAAGCAAGGAGAAAAAATTACTTTACAACTAAAGCCAGAATCTTTAGGTAGATTGCAGATAAAATTAGGCTATAAAGATGGAGCTATGACTGCTAGAATATTAGCTGAAAATAGTAATGTAAAAGAATTGTTAGATGCTAATTTAGCTAAACTAAAGTCTGCTTTAGAACAAAGAAATATGCAGGTAGATGATTTTAATGTTTTAATAGACCAAGAAGGGGAAGATTTAGGTCAGGGCCAATTTGGAAGCAGTGACCAAGAATTTGAGTTTCAGCAAGAGGAAGAAAGAGAAGAGTTTAATTTATCCTTAGAAAAATCAGACGAGATTGAGGGAGAAGATAATAAGGAAGAAACAATTAATGATGATACAGTTGATTATATGGTTTAA
- a CDS encoding flagellar hook capping FlgD N-terminal domain-containing protein, with protein MDSIQATQSTTLTQQSTLQQSDLGKDEFLKLLVTQLQNQNPMNPMKNKEFMGQMAQFNSLQQMQSLNTTMSKFINYQQLSQAGNLVGKKVKVLDSQTGQTITGEVKKVNVTDSDPQITVNGKRYSMNSIQEVLAKE; from the coding sequence ATGGATTCAATTCAGGCGACGCAAAGTACTACTTTAACTCAACAGTCTACTTTACAACAGTCAGATTTAGGGAAAGATGAATTTTTAAAATTATTAGTAACCCAGCTTCAGAATCAAAATCCTATGAATCCAATGAAAAATAAAGAATTTATGGGCCAAATGGCACAATTTAACTCTTTACAGCAGATGCAGAGTTTAAATACTACCATGTCTAAATTTATAAATTATCAACAGTTATCCCAGGCCGGAAATTTAGTAGGGAAGAAAGTAAAGGTTCTTGATAGCCAAACAGGACAGACTATTACTGGAGAAGTCAAGAAGGTAAATGTAACTGATAGTGACCCTCAAATTACTGTTAATGGTAAGCGCTACTCAATGAATAGTATTCAGGAGGTATTAGCAAAGGAGTGA
- a CDS encoding TIGR02530 family flagellar biosynthesis protein, whose amino-acid sequence MTKIYSNQPLVSSTLKYKQSDVDSQKSFKEILSNKKDNKLQFSKHAKMRLQSRELNLKQNDLSKLEEAVDKAKEKGAQESLVLVSDNAYIVSIENDTVITALGKEDMKENIVTNIDSAIMMK is encoded by the coding sequence GTGACTAAGATTTATTCTAATCAACCATTAGTCTCTTCAACATTAAAATATAAGCAGTCAGATGTTGACTCGCAAAAAAGTTTTAAGGAAATATTGTCTAATAAGAAAGATAATAAATTACAATTTTCTAAACATGCTAAGATGAGATTGCAAAGTAGAGAATTAAATCTTAAACAAAATGATTTATCTAAGCTAGAAGAAGCAGTAGATAAAGCTAAAGAAAAAGGAGCTCAAGAATCTTTAGTGTTAGTTAGTGATAATGCTTATATTGTGAGCATCGAAAATGATACAGTAATTACAGCTTTAGGTAAGGAAGATATGAAAGAAAATATAGTAACGAATATTGATAGTGCAATTATGATGAAGTGA